One Chaetodon trifascialis isolate fChaTrf1 chromosome 21, fChaTrf1.hap1, whole genome shotgun sequence genomic window carries:
- the LOC139349341 gene encoding transcription factor 20 translates to MEQPPGSLDDLQPQDLSTSSIATVIDLTRKGEECVLNATSLDALRMVKSPGWYPNSAASNPGLPFAETGSSDITLQSGDQVQPDNAFSHTTVTFSYVSRSHVFSPHDSLSRRSPLCSVPPIGKLALHPPCDSDEGLGETGYALNQHYLERVDGPVDLAAQTELLQSLSQTQVGPEDDGGVHPVQEPCEVNGGVVSGDGDQEEHSLSLENSRGLENGQGDSWSSSGVCAESAQETLTPTKGEDEKRGGSEVLFLMSKKPDPVVVLDSVATRDLCTLSREYISPLEDPVSPSATSQDDVEDVFVLPQTSSSPSGDNSYLERTEEVAWDGLSTEGAIQPGSGVSDSTTRLDSSNENKQSVHRRKAALGTLIDLTDDVCASDLSENKPKAVIPHINGNAKALQRTLKEKKLPLRSGRGTRLEAIVMNINSSRYKVSGCIRTNKTANASQSTAGVSKLASAKRSDAQSVGKRSSRTRGSFSVKQKAVIPVKRGKTNNINTDSSKDSTSDSEIHNSKKSHSSTPPKSPQFAVHKNSKKEPEQLSHPEPSVETVARFSPAPPPPPPTPPPPPSKSPKKSQGKAKGKAAGSKTSSTAKTKGARTPKSRRKKHKPSQSSSMFSPKEPEIRLRYVNYKEEKRDLRVVDSFSPFIRVERQQSSPSLCTVINYPEEVRTQHKKGQQAHPCGFISAVVPSTSCLQMGRASTHSQHQRSLVCCLCGQSANAMDLGDLHGPYYPEGYQPSTKTPASMSDLREDEDDYSDSDSSSCSRRGRGRKRAVPPAALRPGARLKEKGLLERQWWTGGAASSPAAKRARPDTGSANVEDWYSPPVLPLEPCEYWLHEDCGVWSAGVFLVKGKVYGLEEAVKVAQETRCSACRDPGATLGCFFKGCPNKYHYRCALESDCVLIEENFSMKCKKHKNKTFKAPPGNRWDDR, encoded by the exons ATGGAGCAGCCACCCGGGAGCTTAGATGATCTACAGCCTCAAGacctctccacctccagcatCGCCACTGTGATCGACCTGACCAGGAAAGGCGAGGAATGCGTCCTCAACGCCACGTCCCTCGATGCCCTGCGGATGGTCAAGAGCCCCGGCTGGTATCCAAACTCTGCGGCCAGCAACCCCGGATTACCCTTCGCAGAGACGGGCTCCTCGGACATTACACTCCAATCAGGGGATCAAGTTCAACCAGACAATGCCTTCTCCCACACTACAGTCACCTTTTCCTACGTGAGCAGGTCTCACGTCTTCTCCCCCCACGACTCCCTGTCTCGGCGTTCGCCTCTGTGCAGCGTGCCGCCCATTGGCAAGTTGGCCCTCCACCCTCCTTGTGACTCAGATGAAGGGCTTGGGGAAACTGGCTATGCACTCAACCAGCATTACTTGGAGCGTGTTGACGGGCCTGTGGACCTCGCCGCTCAGACCGAACTTTTACAGTCATTGTCTCAGACTCAGGTGGGACCAGAGGACGATGGGGGAGTACATCCAGTGCAGGAGCCCTGTGAGGTCAATGGTGGAGTTGTTTCCGGAGATGGAGACCAAGAGGAGCATAGCCTGTCTCTGGAAAACAGCAGGGGTTTGGAGAATGGTCAGGGGGATAGCTGGTCCAGTTCAGGAGTATGTGCTGAATCAGCACAGGAAACACTCACCCCTACCAAAGGGGAGGACGAGAAGAGGGGGGGCTCCGAGGTGCTCTTTCTCATGTCTAAGAAACCAGACCCAGTGGTTGTCCTGGACAGCGTGGCTACTAGAGACCTGTGCACACTGAGCAGGGAGTACATCAGTCCTCTAGAAGACCCCGTCTCCCCCTCCGCTACCTCACAGGACGACGTAGAGGACGTGTTCGTCCTGCCTCAGACCTCCAGCTCACCCAGCGGTGACAACTCTTATCTAGAGAGAACAGAAGAGGTTGCGTGGGATGGCTTGAGCACAGAGGGGGCCATTCAGCCCGGCTCTGGCGTCAGCGATAGCACCACAAGGTTAGATTCAAGCAATGAAAACAAGCAGTCTGTCCACAGACGCAAGGCAGCGTTGGGGACTTTGATTGACTTAACAGatgatgtttgtgcttcagaTCTTTCGGAAAACAAACCCAAGGCTGTCATTCCTCACATAAACGGGAATGCAAAGGCACTACAAAGAACtttaaaagagaagaaactgcCATTGCGCTCCGGCAGGGGGACGCGGTTAGAGGCGATAGTTATGAACATAAATTCAAGCAGGTATAAAGTGTCAGGATGCATTCGCACAAATAAGACCGCAAATGCCTCCCAGTCGACAGCAGGTGTTTCTAAGTTAGCCAGTGCTAAAAGGAGCGACGCCCAGTCAGTGGGGAAAAGGTCGAGCAGAACGAGAGGGTCTTTCTcagtgaaacaaaaagcagtAATTCCAgtgaaaaggggaaaaactaataacattaacactgacagcagcaaagactCTACCTCTGATTCAGAAATCCATAATTCTAAAAAGTCCCACAGCAGCACACCTCCAAAAAGCCCTCAGTTTGCTGTGCACAAAAACTCAAAGAAGGAGCCAGAGCAGCTTTCTCACCCTGAGCCCTCAGTGGAAACTGTGGCGAGATTTTCCCCAGCACCACCGcctccaccaccaacaccaccaccaccaccatcaaaATCTCCAAAGAAAAGCCAAGGCAAAGCCAAAGGCAAGGCTGCTGGTAGCAAAACATCTTCCACTGCCAAGACAAAGGGGGCACGCACTCCCAAGAGTAGGCGAAAGAAACACAAACCGAGCCAGTCTTCCTCCATGTTCTCCCCCAAGGAGCCGGAGATCAGGTTGAGGTACGTCAACTacaaggaggagaaaagggactTGAGGGTAGTAGACAGTTTCTCCCCATTCATCCGCGTGGAGCGGCAGCAGTCATCGCCATCACTGTGTACTGTAATCAACTACCCTGAGGAGGTGAGGACACAACACAAGAAGGGCCAGCAGGCTCACCCCTGCGGGTTTATTTCTGCAGTTGTACccagcacttcctgtctgcagatgGGCCGAGCGTCCACGCACAGCCAGCACCAGCGCTCTCTGGTCTGCTGCCTGTGTGGGCAGTCCGCCAACGCCATGGACCTGGGGGACCTCCACGGCCCCTATTACCCCGAAGGGTACCAGCCAAGCACCAAAACACCAGCTAGCATGTCGGATCtcagagaggatgaagatgactACAGCGATTCGGACTCCTCGTCCTGCAGTAGGAGGGGCAGGGGGAGGAAGCGTGCCGTCCCACCCGCCGCCCTCAGGCCAGGAGCTCGACTGAAGGAGAAGGGCCTCCTGGAGAGGCAATGGTGGACCGGTGGCGCTGCCAGCAGCCCGGCAGCTAAGCGAGCCCGGCCAGACACTGGCTCCGCCAACGTGGAGGACTGGTACAGCCCCCCTGTGCTGCCCCTGGAGCCCTGTGAATACTGGCTCCATGAAGACTGCGGAGTCTGGTCCGCGGGCGTGTTCCTCGTGAAGGGCAAAGTCTACGGACTGGAAGAGGCTGTCAAGGTGGCCCAGGAGACG AGGTGTTCGGCGTGTCGTGACCCAGGTGCGACGCTGGGCTGCTTCTTTAAAGGCTGTCCCAACAAGTACCACTACAGGTGTGCTCTGGAGTCAG ACTGTGTACTCATTGAAGAAAATTTCTCCATGAAGTGTAAAAAGCACAAG AACAAGACATTCAAAGCCCCTCCTGGGAACCGATGGGATGACAGGTGA